The proteins below come from a single Chryseobacterium capnotolerans genomic window:
- a CDS encoding glycoside hydrolase family 99 protein, with translation MKHLKNFLLLIACTIFSLSFAQKEAVSRDKVQIFYYGWYGNQKTDGSLQHWNHEIIPHWNNPKWNNLGHYKGGDDIGANFYPELGNYSSNDKIIIEKHLKMIKESGAGVVVVSWLGKDSFTDKSLMKYLDVADRLGLKIAFHIEPFYKTITELRDQLSYLVKTYAHHHAFYKKNGKPLYYVYDSYKIAPEEWKKLLSRNGEKTVRNTALDAYYIGLWVEKNDSSFFDTAGFDGFYTYFASEGFVFGSTTSNWEYMAQYAKDRDLIFIPCVGPGYSDTRIRPWNEANFKSREGGKYYERMFDAAIKMNPELIGITSFNEWHEGTQIESAIPKKTDRFTYEDYGKDPWMYIKETKRLTDKFLKRK, from the coding sequence ATGAAGCATTTGAAGAATTTTCTATTATTAATTGCCTGTACAATTTTCTCATTAAGTTTTGCTCAAAAAGAAGCAGTATCAAGAGATAAAGTCCAGATTTTCTATTATGGCTGGTACGGAAACCAAAAAACAGACGGAAGTCTACAACATTGGAATCATGAAATTATCCCGCATTGGAATAATCCTAAATGGAATAATCTCGGACATTACAAAGGCGGAGATGATATTGGTGCGAATTTTTACCCGGAATTAGGGAATTATAGCTCCAATGATAAAATAATCATAGAGAAACATCTGAAGATGATTAAAGAATCTGGTGCAGGAGTTGTCGTGGTAAGCTGGCTGGGAAAGGATTCTTTTACGGATAAAAGTTTAATGAAATATCTGGATGTCGCAGACCGTTTAGGATTAAAAATAGCATTTCATATAGAGCCGTTCTATAAAACAATCACTGAACTTAGAGATCAGCTTTCTTATCTTGTTAAAACATATGCTCATCATCATGCTTTTTACAAAAAAAATGGAAAACCTTTATATTATGTCTATGACAGTTATAAAATAGCACCGGAAGAATGGAAGAAGTTGCTTTCTAGAAATGGAGAAAAAACAGTACGAAACACAGCTTTAGATGCTTATTATATTGGGCTATGGGTAGAAAAAAATGATTCTTCTTTTTTCGATACTGCAGGATTTGATGGGTTCTATACTTATTTTGCCAGTGAAGGTTTTGTTTTTGGAAGTACAACTTCCAATTGGGAGTATATGGCTCAATATGCAAAAGATCGTGATCTTATTTTTATTCCATGTGTAGGTCCTGGTTATTCCGATACAAGAATCAGACCTTGGAATGAAGCTAATTTTAAAAGCAGAGAAGGTGGAAAATATTATGAAAGAATGTTTGATGCTGCCATTAAAATGAATCCTGAATTAATAGGCATTACCTCATTTAACGAATGGCATGAAGGAACCCAGATAGAGTCTGCAATTCCTAAAAAGACAGACCGTTTCACCTACGAAGATTACGGCAAAGATCCATGGATGTATATCAAAGAAACAAAACGTTTGACGGATAAGTTCTTGAAAAGAAAGTAA
- a CDS encoding succinate dehydrogenase cytochrome b subunit — MAGLTSSTIGRKYAMALSAMFLLIFLILHLTTNLLSVLNRDAFNTASEFMGYNPFVQFLMQPILGFAVIFHFAMGFVLEIKNNKARPVKYASNNAAVNSTWMSRNMIISGAVVLAFLALHLYDFWLHEINYKYVEGIAPDSERFWPELHEKFADLWRVALYVISFVLLGLHLAHGFQSSFQSIGARHPKYTPVIKAFGTWYSILIPAGFIIVAVFHFITQ, encoded by the coding sequence ATGGCAGGTTTAACGAGTTCTACGATAGGTAGAAAATACGCTATGGCATTATCAGCTATGTTTTTGCTGATTTTTCTTATACTGCATTTGACAACCAATTTGTTATCAGTTCTAAACAGAGATGCATTCAATACAGCATCTGAGTTTATGGGCTATAATCCTTTTGTGCAGTTCTTAATGCAGCCTATTCTTGGTTTTGCAGTAATTTTCCATTTTGCGATGGGATTTGTATTGGAGATCAAGAATAATAAAGCGCGTCCAGTAAAGTATGCATCAAACAATGCAGCTGTAAATTCAACATGGATGTCCAGAAATATGATTATTTCCGGAGCTGTTGTGTTGGCTTTCCTGGCGCTTCACTTATATGATTTCTGGTTACATGAAATCAACTATAAGTATGTAGAGGGAATAGCTCCTGATTCAGAACGTTTCTGGCCAGAGCTTCATGAGAAGTTTGCTGACCTTTGGAGAGTCGCTTTGTATGTGATCTCTTTTGTACTATTGGGCTTACACTTAGCTCATGGATTCCAGTCTTCATTCCAATCTATTGGAGCAAGACATCCAAAATATACGCCTGTGATTAAGGCTTTCGGAACATGGTATTCTATACTTATTCCGGCAGGATTTATCATCGTGGCAGTTTTTCATTTTATAACTCAATAA
- a CDS encoding ComEC/Rec2 family competence protein — MILAICFILGIFFQDQLLLEREGIYGIAIMNVGILISLFFTTYFLYKTRGILLGILFFGIGVILHFCNSLPQKNDIPVNKSETIVFKISQKLNSTEKYKKYEGIAQWEQTIFKSVIYIPKNHEDLDGKHYYKAEAYIVKPQKPQYDFQFNYAQYLKRKNIDYQTYISKKFSLVERNDLSFTERIRQYRFNVLKKINKTEMSANTREFLKGIILADRTEMDAATVQDFNRSGLVHLLAISGTHIVIIFGLFYFLMIRCIPLQFRKYSIVLSLVFIWLFALFIGFGNSVLRSCIMLSVYFVFVLLQRKPDLLHSLALSAFIILILDTQQLFDVGFQLSFVAVLGIFLLNQPLLKYFPRADHYFKKLIFNTITISISAQLATLPLVLYYFHQFSFVSVVANFFIVPFSEVIIVFSFLMTLLITFGLDFSFIDHLYDNVIQILLKIIHWFAEADAFLIKNISMTLPEVLSISIAVYLLRALILKINFKNSMNLIIAVLVFFIIRVGCDVIENQSDEVLVHTFGKDKILSMKKGNKAFFWIPDMALKEKVSRFIIEPYCSSRRIDHLEIKKIPFSTKKIVFEDKVYEMK; from the coding sequence TTGATCTTAGCCATATGCTTTATTCTTGGAATTTTTTTTCAGGATCAACTTTTATTGGAAAGGGAAGGGATCTATGGTATTGCGATTATGAATGTTGGGATTTTAATTTCTCTATTTTTTACTACATATTTTTTATATAAAACCAGGGGCATTCTTTTGGGAATATTGTTCTTTGGGATAGGTGTAATTCTTCATTTCTGTAATTCTTTGCCTCAAAAGAATGATATACCTGTGAATAAAAGCGAAACTATTGTTTTTAAAATTTCACAGAAATTAAATTCAACAGAAAAGTATAAAAAGTATGAAGGGATAGCTCAATGGGAGCAAACTATTTTTAAATCAGTTATTTATATTCCAAAAAATCACGAAGATTTAGATGGTAAGCATTATTACAAGGCTGAAGCCTATATTGTGAAACCCCAGAAGCCTCAATATGATTTTCAGTTTAATTATGCACAATATCTGAAACGGAAAAATATTGATTATCAAACCTATATTTCGAAAAAGTTTTCCTTAGTGGAGCGGAATGATTTAAGTTTTACAGAGCGCATCAGGCAATACAGGTTCAATGTTCTGAAGAAAATTAACAAAACGGAAATGTCCGCTAATACCAGAGAGTTTCTAAAAGGAATTATTCTGGCAGACCGGACCGAAATGGATGCAGCCACTGTACAGGATTTTAACAGATCCGGGTTAGTTCATCTATTGGCGATTTCAGGAACTCACATTGTCATTATTTTTGGACTTTTTTATTTTTTGATGATCCGTTGTATTCCTTTGCAATTCAGGAAATATTCCATTGTTTTAAGTTTGGTGTTTATTTGGCTTTTTGCGTTATTTATAGGGTTTGGAAATTCAGTGCTGAGGTCATGCATCATGTTAAGTGTGTATTTTGTGTTTGTATTATTGCAGAGAAAGCCGGACTTGCTGCATTCATTGGCATTATCAGCATTTATAATTCTTATTTTGGATACTCAGCAGCTTTTTGATGTGGGATTTCAGCTTAGTTTTGTAGCAGTATTAGGGATTTTTTTGTTGAATCAGCCGCTTCTGAAGTATTTCCCAAGAGCTGATCATTATTTCAAAAAATTGATTTTTAATACCATTACAATATCCATATCAGCACAGTTGGCAACACTACCGCTGGTTCTGTATTATTTTCATCAGTTTTCATTTGTTTCTGTGGTAGCGAACTTCTTTATTGTTCCATTTTCAGAAGTGATTATTGTGTTTTCATTTCTGATGACGCTCCTTATCACCTTTGGTCTCGATTTTAGTTTTATTGATCATTTGTATGATAATGTGATCCAAATACTTCTAAAGATTATTCATTGGTTTGCTGAAGCAGATGCATTCTTGATTAAAAATATTTCCATGACTCTGCCTGAAGTTTTGTCGATATCAATAGCTGTCTACCTGCTTAGAGCATTGATTTTAAAGATAAACTTTAAAAATTCAATGAATCTCATAATCGCTGTTTTAGTCTTCTTTATAATAAGGGTTGGGTGTGATGTTATTGAAAATCAGAGTGATGAAGTGCTTGTACATACCTTTGGTAAGGATAAAATATTATCAATGAAAAAAGGAAATAAAGCCTTTTTTTGGATTCCAGATATGGCACTAAAAGAAAAGGTTTCACGATTTATTATCGAGCCTTATTGCTCTTCCAGAAGAATAGATCATTTGGAGATAAAGAAGATTCCTTTTTCAACTAAAAAAATAGTTTTTGAAGATAAGGTGTATGAAATGAAATAA